One window from the genome of Cryptomeria japonica chromosome 6, Sugi_1.0, whole genome shotgun sequence encodes:
- the LOC131033611 gene encoding GPI-anchored protein LORELEI, whose translation MAFTSSLARMVLFMALVGIAFGVKDLKEQQVYVFRKPCKMDFSSVDFSAVTKVCKAPDYNEKECCEAFNQVACKYVKHVNDHSTSCPVEFVSYLHLAGMYPMGVFVGRCTKPGDYRLCSQSD comes from the exons ATGGCCTTCACAAGCTCTTTGGCCCGGATGGTGTTATTCATGGCTCTGGTTGGGATTGCATTTGGAG TGAAGGATCTGAAGGAGCAGCAGGTGTATGTGTTTAGAAAAC CCTGCAAGATGGATTTTTCATCTGTGGACTTTTCAGCTGTGACTAAGGTGTGCAAGGCCCCTGATTACAATGAAAAAGAATGTTGTGAAGCTTTTAACCAGGTGGCCTGCAAATATGTGAAACATGTGAATGATCACTCAACCAGTTGTCCAGTAGAATTTGTTTCTTACCTCCACTTGGCAGGAATGTATCCAATGGGGGTTTTTGTGGGCCGTTGTACTAAGCCTGGAGATTATCGCCTCTGCTCCCAATCAGACTAA